From Triticum urartu cultivar G1812 chromosome 2, Tu2.1, whole genome shotgun sequence, a single genomic window includes:
- the LOC125541563 gene encoding uncharacterized protein LOC125541563 has protein sequence MEDKPTKKVQTKNKAPKKPTKKKTNPPGLFNLDDDESEDDAEGSHADGEEKQQHEARRTTWNNDGGVLSSGLPNTPVPHKRHPEGTSHSSSGDSTGTQVPLFKTVPGKKLKVNKPSEDPKVADLEKHTMSESLPQASEAAMDDPPPEEHPVTMDPINIDP, from the exons ATGGAAGATAAACCGACCAAGAAGGTCCAGACAAAGAATAAGGCTCCAAAAAAGCctaccaagaagaagaccaacccCCCCGGGTTATTTAACTTGGATGATGATGAGTcggag GATGACGCGGAAGGCAGCCACGCAGATGGTgaagag aaacaacagcatgaagctcgccgcacaacctgGAACAACGACGGTGGGGTTCTCTCTTCCGGCTTACCCAACACGCCGGTTCCACACAAGCGCCATCCAGAG GGAACCTCTCACTCGTCATCAGGCGATTCCACTGGGACTCAAGTTCCTTTGTTCAAGACTGTTCCTGG CAAGAAGCTGAAGGTTAATAAACCGTCTGAAGATCCCAAGGTGGCTGACCTGGAAAAGCatacaatgtctgaatctttgcCTCAAGCGTCAGAAGCAGCCATGGATGACCCGCCACCAGAAGAGCACCCTGTCACCATGGACCCCATCAACATTGATCCATAG